A window of the Microbacterium sp. AZCO genome harbors these coding sequences:
- a CDS encoding CoA ester lyase: MTFDLGPAILFCPADRPERYAKALERADAVILDLEDAVAPADKAAARGALIESDLDPVRVVVRVNPTGTDAFEADLATLSQTDYRTIMVAKAESPKRIAKIDRRFDVVALLETAKGVAAAERIADLPNVTALMWGAEDLVASLGGTSSRKPNGRYRDIARYARGRTLLAAGARGKAAIDAVHLDIADTKRLRIEAADAAASGFTATACIHPSQVEVIRAAYRPAADAVTWARAVLDAATGERGVFTYQGRMVDEPVLRHARGILKRA; encoded by the coding sequence GTGACGTTCGACCTCGGTCCCGCCATCCTGTTCTGCCCCGCCGATCGCCCCGAGCGGTACGCGAAGGCGCTCGAGCGCGCCGATGCCGTGATCCTCGACCTGGAGGACGCCGTCGCGCCGGCCGACAAGGCCGCGGCGCGCGGTGCGCTCATCGAGTCGGACCTCGACCCGGTCCGCGTCGTCGTGCGCGTCAATCCGACGGGCACGGATGCGTTCGAGGCCGACCTCGCGACGCTGTCCCAGACCGACTACCGCACGATCATGGTCGCGAAGGCCGAGTCGCCTAAGCGCATCGCGAAGATCGACCGCCGGTTCGACGTCGTCGCCCTGCTCGAGACCGCGAAGGGCGTCGCGGCGGCCGAGCGCATCGCCGATCTCCCGAACGTCACGGCGCTCATGTGGGGAGCGGAGGACCTCGTCGCGAGCCTCGGCGGCACGTCCAGCCGCAAGCCGAACGGTCGCTACCGCGACATCGCGCGGTACGCGCGCGGCCGCACGCTCCTGGCCGCCGGCGCCCGCGGCAAGGCCGCCATCGACGCCGTGCACCTCGACATCGCCGACACGAAGCGGCTGCGGATCGAGGCCGCGGACGCGGCAGCCTCGGGATTCACGGCGACGGCCTGCATCCACCCTTCTCAGGTCGAGGTGATCCGCGCCGCCTACCGGCCCGCCGCGGATGCCGTCACGTGGGCGCGGGCCGTGCTCGACGCCGCGACGGGGGAGCGCGGCGTCTTCACCTACCAGGGGCGCATGGTCGACGAGCCCGTCCTGCGCCACGCGCGCGGCATCCTGAAGCGGGCCTGA
- a CDS encoding histidine phosphatase family protein, protein MTTLILVRHGETDWNRDRRIQGSTDVPLNDTGRQQARDAAASLRERLNPDVPILMAASDLSRARETAEIIAGELELEAPRLYPELRERGYGVAEGLSVDEYFQRWGDWHGTDVPEAETREALRERALHGLTLVTRDVRRATAPAAATVIVVTHGALIREVIRHASGGTLPLDGEKLANASAHTVLFERERLRLLSYTPIAA, encoded by the coding sequence GTGACGACCCTCATCCTCGTGCGCCACGGCGAGACCGACTGGAACCGCGATCGACGCATCCAGGGGTCGACCGACGTCCCGCTCAACGACACCGGTCGTCAGCAGGCCCGCGATGCGGCCGCCTCGCTGCGCGAGCGGCTCAATCCCGATGTGCCGATCCTCATGGCGGCCAGCGACCTGTCCCGGGCGCGCGAGACGGCGGAGATCATCGCGGGCGAGCTCGAGCTCGAGGCTCCGCGGCTGTACCCCGAGCTGCGCGAGCGCGGCTACGGCGTCGCCGAGGGCTTGAGCGTCGACGAGTACTTCCAGCGGTGGGGCGACTGGCACGGCACCGACGTCCCCGAGGCCGAGACGCGCGAGGCTCTGCGGGAGCGCGCCCTCCACGGGCTCACCCTGGTCACGCGCGACGTGCGCCGTGCGACGGCTCCGGCCGCGGCGACCGTCATCGTGGTGACGCACGGTGCGCTCATCCGCGAGGTGATCCGTCACGCGAGCGGCGGAACCCTGCCCCTCGACGGCGAGAAGCTCGCCAACGCCTCGGCGCACACGGTGCTCTTCGAGCGGGAGCGCCTGCGGCTGCTGTCGTACACGCCGATCGCCGCCTGA
- a CDS encoding Sir2 family NAD-dependent protein deacetylase, whose translation MTIVTDFDAQTAASVARAVEVLSGRRIAVLTGAGVSTDSGIPDYRGKGAPVRTPMTAQAFLASESSRRRYWVGSHLGWKAFAAAAPNEGHRALARLESDGVASGVITQNVDGLHVRAGSRRVVELHGTMRRVFCTHCGQVFDRRDLAARVERDNPWIAIPDNVQLGPDGDVLPESSDGFVVPECTVCGGMLKPDVVFFGEFIPAEKFREAEQLVRTSEALVVAGSSLVVNSGIRLVERARRRRLPVVIVNRGETRADGRATVKIDAGTSDVLRAFAEALPAPR comes from the coding sequence ATGACCATCGTGACCGACTTCGACGCGCAGACCGCCGCCTCCGTCGCACGCGCGGTCGAGGTGCTCTCCGGTCGTCGCATCGCGGTGCTCACCGGCGCGGGCGTCTCGACGGATTCCGGCATCCCGGACTACCGCGGAAAGGGCGCGCCGGTGCGCACGCCCATGACGGCTCAGGCGTTCCTCGCGAGCGAGTCATCGCGCCGCCGGTACTGGGTCGGCAGCCACCTCGGGTGGAAGGCGTTCGCCGCTGCGGCCCCGAACGAGGGCCACCGGGCTCTCGCGCGTCTCGAGTCGGACGGCGTCGCGTCGGGGGTCATCACGCAGAACGTCGACGGGCTGCACGTGCGCGCCGGCAGCCGCCGCGTCGTCGAGCTGCACGGCACGATGCGCCGGGTCTTCTGCACGCACTGCGGGCAGGTGTTCGACCGGCGCGACCTCGCGGCGCGGGTCGAGCGCGACAACCCGTGGATCGCGATCCCCGACAACGTGCAGCTCGGGCCGGACGGCGATGTGCTCCCCGAGTCGAGCGATGGCTTCGTCGTGCCCGAATGCACCGTCTGCGGAGGGATGCTGAAGCCCGACGTCGTCTTCTTCGGCGAGTTCATCCCCGCCGAGAAGTTCCGCGAGGCGGAGCAGCTCGTGCGCACGAGCGAGGCTCTCGTCGTCGCCGGGTCGTCCCTCGTCGTGAACTCGGGCATCCGGCTCGTCGAGCGTGCGCGCCGCCGGCGCCTCCCCGTCGTGATCGTCAATCGCGGCGAGACCCGGGCCGACGGTCGTGCCACCGTGAAGATCGACGCGGGCACGAGCGACGTGCTGCGCGCGTTCGCCGAGGCCCTGCCCGCGCCGCGCTGA
- a CDS encoding RNA methyltransferase → MLVTPIGSASDERLADYRDLTDVALRRVLEPEGGLYIAESAKVIARAVRAGHRPRSVLVQEKWLPDAETLLADLPDVPVYVVPGEVAEALTGYTVHRGALAAMHRPPLAPVEEVVAAARRVVVLEDIVDHTNVGAIFRGAAGLGADAVLVSPRCADPLYRRSVRVSMGTVFQVPWTRLPEWGEASSVLHGLGFHLAALALADGAVPLDAFAAAAPERVALMLGAEGDGLSRRALAAADTVVTIPMAGGVDSLNVAAAAAVAMWELRVR, encoded by the coding sequence ATGCTCGTCACCCCGATCGGCTCCGCGTCCGATGAGCGCCTCGCCGACTACCGCGACCTGACCGACGTCGCCCTCCGGCGCGTGCTCGAGCCCGAGGGCGGGCTGTACATCGCCGAGTCGGCGAAGGTCATCGCGCGCGCCGTCCGAGCCGGGCACCGGCCGCGCTCGGTGCTCGTGCAGGAGAAGTGGCTGCCGGATGCCGAGACGCTGCTCGCCGACCTCCCCGACGTCCCCGTGTACGTCGTGCCGGGCGAGGTCGCCGAGGCGCTCACCGGCTACACCGTCCACCGGGGGGCGCTCGCCGCGATGCACCGCCCGCCCCTCGCGCCCGTCGAGGAGGTCGTGGCTGCCGCGCGGCGCGTCGTCGTGCTCGAGGACATCGTCGACCACACGAACGTCGGGGCGATCTTCCGCGGAGCGGCCGGCCTCGGCGCCGACGCCGTGCTCGTGTCGCCGCGATGCGCCGACCCGCTGTACCGGAGGTCGGTGCGCGTGTCGATGGGCACGGTGTTCCAGGTGCCGTGGACGCGGCTGCCCGAGTGGGGCGAGGCGTCGTCGGTGCTCCACGGACTCGGCTTCCACCTCGCCGCCCTCGCGCTCGCCGACGGCGCGGTCCCGCTCGACGCCTTCGCCGCTGCGGCGCCCGAGCGCGTGGCCCTCATGCTCGGCGCCGAGGGGGACGGGCTGTCCCGTCGCGCGCTCGCCGCGGCCGACACCGTCGTGACGATCCCGATGGCCGGGGGCGTCGACTCCCTCAACGTCGCCGCCGCCGCGGCCGTGGCGATGTGGGAGCTGCGGGTGCGCTAG
- a CDS encoding SGNH/GDSL hydrolase family protein yields the protein MPNSEDPRSPFIANSGPHPWRRYVAIGDSFTEGVGDPEPTAPNGFRGWADRVAEVLSQQVDDFAYANLAVRGKLIGQIVADQIEPALALSPDLITFSAGGNDVIRPGTDPDVVAQQFEDAVVRLTGHGATLVVFTGIDTNFTPVFRGIRGKVAIYNENIRSIADRYDCIVADQWALKEVQDMRFFDDDRLHYNALGHHEVARMVLRALNVPNDLQPMQPDPLPNRTWREARAVDLVWAREYLVPWVLRRLRHQSSGDHVTAKRPSPLPVTTLLPGKDAAAPRGEQV from the coding sequence ATGCCGAACAGCGAAGATCCCCGCAGCCCCTTCATCGCCAACTCCGGGCCGCATCCCTGGCGCCGGTACGTCGCGATCGGCGACTCCTTCACGGAGGGCGTCGGCGACCCCGAGCCGACCGCGCCGAACGGATTTCGCGGGTGGGCGGATCGCGTCGCCGAGGTGCTGTCGCAGCAGGTCGACGACTTCGCGTACGCCAACCTCGCGGTGCGCGGCAAGCTCATCGGGCAGATCGTCGCCGACCAGATCGAGCCGGCCCTCGCCCTGAGCCCCGACCTCATCACCTTCTCGGCGGGCGGCAACGACGTCATCCGCCCGGGCACCGACCCCGACGTCGTGGCGCAGCAGTTCGAGGACGCCGTCGTGCGCCTCACCGGTCACGGCGCGACCCTCGTCGTCTTCACGGGGATCGACACCAACTTCACGCCGGTGTTCCGCGGCATCCGCGGCAAGGTCGCGATCTACAACGAGAACATCCGCTCGATCGCCGACAGGTACGACTGCATCGTCGCCGACCAGTGGGCGCTCAAAGAGGTGCAGGACATGCGCTTCTTCGACGACGACCGCCTGCACTACAACGCGCTCGGCCACCACGAGGTGGCGCGCATGGTGCTGCGCGCCCTCAACGTGCCCAACGACCTGCAGCCCATGCAGCCCGACCCGCTCCCCAACCGCACGTGGCGCGAAGCGCGCGCCGTCGATCTGGTGTGGGCGCGCGAGTACCTCGTGCCGTGGGTGCTGCGGCGCCTGCGCCACCAGTCCTCCGGAGATCACGTCACCGCCAAGCGGCCGTCGCCGCTTCCCGTCACGACCCTTCTCCCGGGGAAGGATGCCGCCGCCCCGCGCGGCGAGCAGGTCTGA
- a CDS encoding DEAD/DEAH box helicase: protein MAESGDRGGVDDHGRPHLGSFAAEHLSPSYPQRAPWGTAQRLRAWQVEALDLYFSLDGPDGVGSGPRDFLAAATPGAGKTTFALRLASELLRRRIVDRIVVVAPTEHLKTQWADAAARVGIRLDPAFSNRHFSPARHYHGVAVTYAQVAVKASVHERLVLDKRTLVILDEVHHGGDALSWGDALREAYQRATRRLLLSGTPFRSDTAPIPFVEYHPNEKGIRLSRTDYSYGYRRALEDGVVRPVIFMVYAGQMRWRTKTGDEMEAQLGQDNTKDITSQAWRTALDPEGDWIPAVLRSADRRLTEVREHVPDAGGLVIATDQTAARAYAAILHEITGEAPTIVLSDEAEASGRIEAFSKSDSRWMVAVRMVSEGVDVPRLAVGVYATSASTPLFFAQAIGRFVRARRRGETASVFLPNVPQLLGLANELERQRDHALDRDSDGDDEWNAEEDLMDAAEREDKASDALTEEFTYQALGSQAHFDRVLFDGKEFGQLAVPGTPEEEEFLGLPGLLEPEHVHELLMQRQARQTRHRKAREASSADGDSAQAPAPPQALHRTLKEQRQLLNSLVGLYARQANEQHGAVHAELRRICGGPAVAQATVAQLQARIDVLRKRVHS, encoded by the coding sequence ATCGCGGAATCCGGCGACCGCGGCGGCGTCGACGACCACGGCCGTCCGCATCTGGGCAGCTTCGCCGCCGAGCACCTCTCCCCGTCGTATCCGCAGCGTGCGCCGTGGGGAACCGCGCAGCGCCTGCGCGCCTGGCAGGTCGAGGCGCTCGACCTGTACTTCAGCCTCGACGGACCCGACGGCGTCGGCAGCGGCCCCCGCGACTTCCTCGCCGCCGCAACGCCCGGCGCCGGCAAGACGACGTTCGCCCTCCGCCTCGCGAGCGAGCTGCTGCGCCGCCGGATCGTCGACCGCATCGTCGTCGTCGCGCCGACGGAGCACCTCAAGACGCAGTGGGCGGATGCCGCGGCCCGCGTCGGCATCCGGCTCGACCCCGCCTTCAGCAACCGTCACTTCTCGCCGGCACGGCACTATCACGGCGTGGCCGTCACCTACGCGCAGGTCGCGGTGAAGGCATCCGTCCACGAACGGCTCGTCCTCGACAAGCGCACGCTCGTGATCCTCGACGAGGTGCACCACGGCGGCGACGCCCTGAGCTGGGGCGACGCCCTGCGCGAGGCGTACCAGCGGGCGACGCGTCGCCTGCTCCTGAGCGGCACGCCGTTCCGCAGCGACACGGCGCCCATCCCGTTCGTCGAGTACCACCCGAACGAGAAGGGCATCCGCCTCTCCCGCACCGATTACAGCTACGGCTACCGGCGCGCCCTGGAGGACGGCGTCGTCCGCCCCGTCATCTTCATGGTCTACGCCGGCCAGATGCGCTGGCGCACCAAGACCGGCGACGAGATGGAGGCGCAGCTCGGGCAGGACAATACGAAGGACATCACGTCGCAGGCATGGCGCACGGCGCTCGACCCCGAGGGCGACTGGATCCCCGCTGTCCTGCGCTCGGCGGACCGCCGGCTGACGGAAGTCCGCGAGCACGTGCCCGATGCGGGCGGTCTCGTCATCGCGACCGACCAGACCGCTGCCCGCGCCTACGCCGCGATCCTCCACGAGATCACGGGGGAGGCGCCCACGATCGTCCTCTCGGACGAGGCCGAGGCGTCGGGCCGCATCGAGGCGTTCTCGAAGAGCGACTCGCGCTGGATGGTCGCCGTGCGCATGGTGTCGGAGGGCGTCGACGTGCCGCGCCTCGCGGTGGGCGTGTACGCGACGAGCGCCTCGACCCCGCTCTTCTTCGCCCAGGCGATCGGCCGCTTCGTGCGTGCCCGGCGGCGCGGCGAGACCGCCAGCGTCTTCCTCCCGAACGTGCCGCAGCTCCTCGGGCTCGCCAACGAGCTCGAGCGTCAGCGCGACCACGCGCTGGATCGCGACAGCGACGGCGACGACGAGTGGAACGCCGAAGAAGACCTGATGGATGCCGCCGAGCGCGAGGACAAGGCATCCGATGCGCTCACCGAGGAGTTCACCTACCAGGCGCTCGGCTCGCAGGCGCATTTCGACCGCGTCCTCTTCGACGGCAAGGAGTTCGGCCAGCTCGCCGTGCCCGGAACCCCCGAGGAGGAGGAGTTCCTCGGCCTCCCGGGCCTGCTCGAGCCCGAGCACGTGCATGAGCTGCTGATGCAGCGCCAGGCGCGCCAGACGCGCCATCGCAAGGCGCGGGAGGCGTCGTCGGCCGACGGCGATTCGGCACAGGCTCCCGCGCCGCCGCAGGCGCTGCACCGGACGCTCAAGGAGCAGCGACAGCTGCTCAACAGCCTCGTGGGCCTCTACGCCCGGCAGGCGAACGAGCAGCACGGCGCCGTGCACGCCGAGCTGCGGCGCATCTGCGGAGGTCCCGCCGTCGCCCAGGCGACCGTCGCGCAGCTGCAGGCACGCATCGACGTGCTGCGCAAGCGCGTCCACTCCTGA
- a CDS encoding rhamnogalacturonan lyase, with protein MNHGLSPFRAAVAVLAAGCLAAGSVQAAAAAPPDHAGPFAGESVPAGLPQIEALDRGLVAVSTSAGVFVSWRLLASEATGSTATGVAGPDFVVSRDGTAIATVTDSTNYVDAGGSASSHYTVTPVVSGIQGEPSAAVAPSANGYLTVPLRKPADGVTPKGEAYTYSANDASVADVDGDGAYELIVKWDPSNSKDVSQVGYTGEVYLDTYELDGTLLNRISLGVNIRAGAHYTQFLAYDFDGDGRSELMLKTAPGTKSTTYEADGSVKAESYVTMPAADVAAGYTHEDDYRLSNQDFREHLTDMFLGWSDRAEVISGQWPATLEEAWGIPVTHEYPLSRENAEELTDYFIDVYGPSRSGNNRLWNFEGFIVDGPEYLTVFDGLSGAELQTIPYNPPRGDDGLLWGDYAMARIEPGNRVDRFLSGVAYVDGTHPSAVFARGYYTRATMAAYDWDGTSLSERWFVDSGHVPMTNPFNDSPHGRDGSNPAYATLTTQGFHSLSAADVDGDGRHEIVYGGATIDDDGSLLYSSFDTLPPQSAQPGQDVRLGHGDAMHVTDIDPNRPGLEIWTVHEGATFAPYGSAMRDAATGEVLFGSYSGRDTGRGMIGDVRPDVPGIEAWSSMPNGTEGSGLLSATGGRLQPTTPGTNQSIRWAGDLTTQIVDGSGTATPTIKDWTRGTLLTATGTLTNNGTKGNPSLVADVLGDWREELVVRTTDSSALRIYVSTDVTSHKLVTLMADLQYRAEIARQQTTYNQPAYTGWYLASDMDFSKVPLLTVETSPRAPELRDRPGSGKDEVQVHATDGVAWYVNGERVTAPNGKVRVDGPVEVVAVPTAWYRFPAGATTRWTAEFTG; from the coding sequence ATGAATCACGGACTGAGTCCGTTCCGTGCGGCCGTGGCAGTGCTCGCAGCAGGATGCCTCGCAGCCGGCTCCGTGCAGGCGGCGGCCGCCGCTCCACCCGATCACGCCGGTCCGTTCGCGGGCGAGAGCGTCCCTGCCGGCCTGCCGCAGATCGAAGCGCTCGATCGCGGCCTCGTCGCCGTGTCGACGAGCGCGGGCGTCTTCGTGAGCTGGCGACTCCTGGCGTCGGAGGCGACCGGATCCACCGCGACCGGCGTCGCGGGGCCCGACTTCGTCGTCTCGCGCGACGGCACGGCGATCGCGACGGTCACGGACAGCACCAACTACGTGGATGCCGGAGGCTCGGCATCCTCCCACTACACGGTGACTCCCGTGGTGAGCGGCATCCAGGGCGAGCCGAGCGCGGCCGTCGCGCCGAGCGCGAACGGCTACCTCACGGTGCCCCTCCGCAAGCCCGCCGACGGCGTGACCCCGAAGGGCGAGGCGTACACGTACTCGGCGAACGATGCGAGCGTCGCCGACGTCGACGGCGACGGCGCTTACGAGTTGATCGTCAAGTGGGATCCGTCCAACTCGAAGGACGTCTCGCAGGTCGGCTACACGGGCGAGGTCTACCTCGACACGTACGAGCTCGACGGCACGCTGCTCAACCGCATCTCGCTCGGCGTCAACATCCGGGCGGGTGCGCACTACACGCAGTTCCTCGCGTACGACTTCGACGGCGACGGCCGCAGCGAGCTCATGCTCAAGACGGCGCCGGGCACGAAGTCGACGACGTACGAGGCGGACGGATCGGTGAAGGCGGAGTCGTACGTGACGATGCCGGCCGCCGACGTCGCGGCGGGATACACGCACGAGGACGACTATCGCCTGAGCAACCAGGACTTCCGCGAGCACCTGACCGACATGTTCCTCGGCTGGAGCGACCGTGCCGAGGTGATCTCCGGGCAGTGGCCGGCGACGCTCGAGGAGGCGTGGGGCATCCCCGTGACCCACGAGTACCCCTTGAGCCGCGAGAACGCGGAGGAGCTGACCGACTACTTCATCGACGTCTACGGTCCGAGCCGCAGCGGGAACAACCGCCTGTGGAACTTCGAGGGGTTCATCGTCGACGGGCCGGAGTACCTCACGGTCTTCGACGGCCTCTCCGGCGCCGAGCTGCAGACGATCCCGTACAACCCGCCGCGCGGCGATGACGGGCTCCTGTGGGGCGACTACGCCATGGCGCGCATCGAGCCGGGCAACCGCGTCGACCGCTTCCTCTCCGGGGTCGCGTACGTCGACGGCACGCATCCTTCCGCCGTCTTCGCCCGCGGCTACTACACGCGGGCCACCATGGCCGCCTACGACTGGGACGGCACGAGCCTCAGCGAGAGGTGGTTCGTCGACAGCGGGCACGTCCCCATGACGAACCCGTTCAACGACAGCCCGCACGGGCGCGACGGCTCCAACCCGGCCTACGCCACGCTCACGACGCAGGGCTTCCATTCGCTCAGCGCCGCGGACGTGGACGGAGACGGGCGCCACGAGATCGTCTACGGCGGCGCGACGATCGACGACGACGGGTCGCTCCTGTACAGCTCGTTCGACACGCTGCCGCCGCAGAGCGCGCAACCCGGCCAGGATGTCCGGCTCGGGCACGGCGATGCGATGCACGTGACCGACATCGATCCGAACCGCCCCGGTCTCGAGATCTGGACCGTCCACGAGGGTGCGACTTTCGCTCCCTACGGCTCGGCGATGCGGGATGCGGCGACCGGCGAGGTGCTCTTCGGCTCCTACTCGGGCCGCGACACCGGCCGCGGCATGATCGGCGACGTCCGCCCGGACGTCCCCGGCATCGAAGCGTGGTCGAGCATGCCGAACGGAACGGAAGGGTCGGGTCTCCTGAGCGCGACGGGCGGCCGGCTGCAGCCGACGACGCCCGGCACCAACCAGTCGATCCGATGGGCCGGCGATCTCACGACGCAGATCGTCGACGGGTCGGGCACCGCGACGCCGACGATCAAGGACTGGACGCGCGGCACCCTCCTCACCGCGACGGGCACCCTGACCAACAACGGCACGAAGGGCAATCCGTCGCTCGTCGCCGATGTGCTGGGCGACTGGCGTGAAGAGCTCGTGGTGCGCACGACGGACTCGTCCGCGCTGCGGATCTACGTCTCGACGGATGTGACCTCGCACAAGCTCGTGACGCTCATGGCCGACCTGCAGTACCGCGCCGAGATCGCCCGGCAGCAGACGACGTACAACCAGCCGGCCTACACCGGGTGGTACCTCGCGTCCGACATGGACTTCTCGAAGGTCCCGCTGCTCACGGTCGAGACGTCGCCGCGCGCGCCGGAGCTGCGCGATCGCCCGGGCAGCGGCAAGGACGAGGTTCAGGTGCACGCGACGGACGGCGTCGCCTGGTACGTCAACGGAGAGCGTGTGACGGCGCCCAACGGCAAGGTGCGCGTCGACGGACCCGTCGAGGTCGTCGCCGTGCCCACCGCGTGGTACCGCTTCCCCGCCGGCGCCACGACCCGCTGGACGGCCGAGTTCACCGGCTGA